The Pongo abelii isolate AG06213 chromosome 20, NHGRI_mPonAbe1-v2.0_pri, whole genome shotgun sequence genome window below encodes:
- the LOC112131778 gene encoding ret finger protein-like 4A: protein MAEHFKQIIRCPVCLKDLEEPVQLKCGYVCCLQCLNSLQKEPDGEGLLCGFCSVVSQKDDIKPHYKLRALVPIIKELEPKLKSSLTMNPRMRKFQVDMTLDVDTANNYLIISEDLRSFRSGDVSQNRKEQAERFDAVLCVLGAPRFTSGRHYWEVDVGTSQVWDVGVCKESVSRQGKIVLSSEHGFLTVGCREGKVFAASTMPMTPLWVSPQLHRVGIFLDVGMRSVSFYNVSDGCHIYTFSKIPVCEPWRPFFAHKSGTEDDQSILSICSVINPASASAPVSSGESQSTFEQNHL, encoded by the exons ATGGCTGAACACTTCAAACAAATCATTAGATGTCCTGTCTGTCTAAAAGATCTTGAAGAACCCGTGCAACTGAAATGTGGGTATGTCTGCTGCCTCCAGTGCCTCAATTCACTCCAGAAGGAGCCCGATGGGGAAGGTTTACTGTGCGGCTTCTGCTCTGTGGTCTCTCAGAAGGATGACATCAAGCCCCACTACAAGCTGAGGGCGCTGGTTCCCATCATTAAGGAACTAGAGCCCAAGCTGAAATCTAGTCTAACAATGAACCCAAGGATGAGGAAGTTTCAAG TGGATATGACCTTGGATGTGGACACAGCCAACAACTATCTCATCATTTCTGAAGACCTGAGGAGTTTCCGAAGTGGGGATGTCAGCCAGAATAGGAAGGAGCAAGCTGAGAGGTTCGACGCTGTACTGTGCGTCCTGGGCGCCCCTCGCTTCACTTCCGGCCGCCATTACTGGGAGGTGGATGTGGGCACCAGCCAAGTATGGGATGTGGGCGTGTGCAAGGAATCTGTGAGCCGACAGGGGAAGATTGTGCTTTCTTCAGAACACGGCTTCTTGACTGTGGGTTGCAGAGAAGGAAAGGTCTTTGCTGCCAGCACTATGCCTATGACTCCTCTCTGGGTGAGTCCCCAGTTGCACAGAGTGGGGATTTTCCTGGATGTAGGTATGAGGTCCGTTTCCTTTTACAATGTTAGTGATGGGTGCCATATCTACACATTCAGCAAAATCCCTGTTTGCGAGCCATGGCGTCCATTTTTTGCTCATAAAAGTGGAACTGAAGATGATCAGAGCATCCTGAGTATCTGTTCTGTGATCAATCCAGCCAGTGCCAGTGCCCCAGTTTCTTCTGGGGAAAGTCAATCAACATTTGAACAGAATCATCTTTAG